A single region of the Mycobacterium lentiflavum genome encodes:
- a CDS encoding LCP family protein, protein MGDGEFDATLDHRRGPRDRQPASPGSAAAFSAAPWERFSEPVADDSVHRWQIEPPARPSAEEPAEPVERSARSAERGGSHASGALSVADLIAKVGAGNPGTRHRRAAPDDGPAEPEPELFADLQDTQVIDTPAYSLDVVSEVPDLKLTNYPHGDEPELELGIDESGDSRPVKPKRTRRPPANSTPKRKSRRRPILLALRSMAALCAGVALAVTGGAYQWSASKNHRLNVINALDPNSGDIVDPGGQYGDEDFLIVGMDSRSGENADMGAGDTEDAGGARSDTVILVNIPANRKRVVAVSFPRDLAITPMQCEAWNPETGKYGPLYDEKTKTWGPKMVYTETKLNSAFSFGGPKCLVKEIQKLSGLSINRFIAVDFAGFAKMVEALGGVEVCSKTPLHDYELGTVLEHSGRQIIDGPTALNYVRARQVTTEFNGDYGRIKRQQLFLSSLLRSLISESTLTDLNKLNNVVNMFISNSRVDNVQTKDLVQLGQSLQGMTAGHFTFVTVPTGVTDQNGDEPPRTADMKALFSAIINDDPLPEENDQNAQNLSPTPTSGPTTAPTTKKSSPPSAAPEGRSEQVTATSPDEVTVRVSNATPQSGLAATATNQLKRNGFNVMSPDDYPSSVNATTVFFSPGNEQAAATVASAFVNSKVARVSGYGQVVQVVLGPDFKSVSTPAPSGSSLSVQIEHSPGSTPTKLPDDLTVTNAADTTCE, encoded by the coding sequence ATGGGTGACGGCGAGTTCGACGCCACTCTTGACCATCGCCGTGGCCCCCGCGACCGTCAACCGGCCTCCCCTGGTTCGGCCGCCGCATTCAGCGCCGCACCGTGGGAGCGATTCTCCGAACCAGTCGCCGATGACAGCGTCCACCGATGGCAGATCGAGCCGCCGGCCCGGCCATCCGCCGAGGAGCCGGCCGAACCTGTCGAGCGGTCGGCCCGCAGCGCGGAGCGAGGCGGAAGCCATGCCTCCGGTGCGCTCAGCGTCGCCGACCTGATCGCCAAGGTCGGCGCCGGCAACCCCGGCACCCGGCACCGCCGCGCGGCCCCCGACGACGGACCCGCCGAACCCGAGCCGGAGCTGTTCGCCGACCTGCAGGACACCCAGGTCATCGATACCCCGGCCTACTCCCTCGACGTGGTCTCGGAGGTTCCCGATCTCAAGCTCACGAACTATCCGCACGGCGACGAGCCCGAGCTGGAACTCGGGATCGACGAATCCGGCGATTCACGCCCGGTCAAGCCGAAGCGGACCCGTCGACCTCCCGCGAACTCGACGCCGAAACGCAAGTCCCGCCGCCGGCCGATTCTGCTGGCCCTTCGATCGATGGCCGCCCTGTGTGCCGGCGTGGCGCTGGCCGTGACCGGCGGTGCCTACCAGTGGAGCGCGTCAAAAAACCACCGCCTCAACGTCATCAACGCGCTCGACCCGAACTCCGGCGACATCGTCGACCCGGGTGGGCAGTACGGCGACGAAGACTTCCTGATCGTCGGCATGGACTCGCGCTCCGGGGAGAACGCCGATATGGGTGCGGGTGACACCGAAGACGCCGGCGGCGCCCGGTCGGACACCGTGATACTGGTCAACATTCCGGCCAACCGCAAACGCGTGGTGGCGGTCTCGTTCCCCCGCGACCTGGCGATCACGCCGATGCAGTGCGAAGCGTGGAACCCCGAAACCGGTAAGTACGGCCCCCTTTACGACGAGAAGACGAAGACCTGGGGTCCCAAGATGGTCTACACCGAGACCAAACTGAACTCGGCGTTCTCCTTCGGCGGCCCGAAATGTCTGGTGAAGGAAATTCAGAAGCTGTCCGGTTTGAGCATCAACCGGTTCATCGCCGTCGACTTCGCCGGGTTCGCCAAGATGGTCGAAGCACTCGGCGGTGTGGAGGTGTGCAGCAAGACCCCACTGCACGACTACGAACTCGGTACCGTCCTCGAGCATTCGGGCCGCCAGATCATCGACGGCCCAACGGCGCTGAATTACGTGCGGGCCCGCCAGGTCACCACGGAATTCAACGGCGACTACGGACGCATCAAACGCCAGCAATTGTTCTTGTCGTCGCTGCTGCGTTCGCTGATCTCCGAATCCACGCTGACCGACCTCAACAAGCTCAACAACGTGGTCAATATGTTCATCAGCAACAGCCGCGTGGACAACGTCCAGACCAAAGACCTTGTTCAGCTGGGCCAGTCGCTGCAGGGCATGACGGCCGGACACTTCACCTTCGTCACGGTGCCCACCGGGGTGACAGACCAGAACGGTGACGAACCGCCGCGCACCGCCGACATGAAGGCGCTGTTCAGCGCGATCATCAACGACGATCCACTGCCTGAGGAGAATGACCAGAACGCGCAGAATCTGTCGCCGACGCCGACCTCGGGACCGACGACCGCACCCACGACGAAGAAGTCATCCCCGCCGAGCGCCGCGCCCGAGGGGCGAAGCGAGCAGGTGACGGCGACCTCGCCCGACGAGGTCACCGTCCGGGTCTCCAATGCGACACCGCAGAGCGGGCTCGCCGCTACCGCCACCAACCAACTCAAGCGCAACGGGTTCAACGTCATGTCACCCGATGACTATCCGAGTTCGGTGAATGCCACGACGGTGTTCTTCTCGCCCGGCAACGAACAGGCGGCGGCGACGGTGGCATCGGCATTCGTCAACTCGAAGGTGGCCCGGGTTTCCGGCTACGGGCAGGTCGTTCAGGTGGTGCTCGGCCCGGACTTCAAGTCGGTGAGCACTCCGGCGCCCAGCGGCTCGTCGCTGTCCGTCCAGATCGAACACAGTCCGGGCAGCACGCCAACCAAATTGCCGGACGACCTGACAGTGACGAACGCCGCCGATACCACCTGTGAATAA
- the phoU gene encoding phosphate signaling complex protein PhoU, with product MRTAYHEQLSDLSERLGEMCGLAGVAMEQATQALLQADLVLAEQVISGHEEIAQLSARAEESAFVLLALQAPVAGDLRSIVSAIQMVADIDRMGALALHVAKIARRRHPQHALPEEVNGYFAEMGRVAVELGNSAQEVVLSRDPEKAARIREEDDAMDDLHRHLFSVLMDREWKHGVAAAVDVTLLGRFYERFADHAVEVARRVIFQATGKLPEDETAQTTS from the coding sequence ATGCGGACCGCCTACCATGAGCAACTCTCGGATTTGTCCGAGCGCCTTGGCGAGATGTGCGGGCTGGCGGGGGTAGCTATGGAGCAGGCAACCCAGGCACTCCTGCAGGCCGACCTCGTCCTCGCCGAACAGGTGATCTCTGGCCACGAAGAAATAGCCCAGTTGAGCGCTCGCGCCGAGGAGAGCGCCTTCGTCCTGCTGGCGCTGCAGGCACCGGTAGCCGGCGATCTCCGGTCCATCGTCAGTGCGATCCAGATGGTGGCCGACATCGACCGGATGGGCGCGCTCGCGCTGCACGTCGCCAAGATCGCTCGCCGACGCCATCCTCAGCACGCTTTGCCCGAAGAGGTCAACGGCTATTTCGCTGAAATGGGCAGAGTCGCAGTCGAATTGGGTAACAGCGCGCAAGAAGTGGTGTTGTCGCGCGACCCGGAGAAAGCCGCCCGGATCCGGGAAGAAGACGACGCGATGGACGATCTGCACCGGCACTTGTTCTCGGTGCTGATGGACCGCGAATGGAAGCATGGTGTGGCGGCCGCCGTCGACGTGACGCTACTGGGCCGCTTCTACGAACGCTTCGCCGACCACGCGGTCGAGGTGGCCCGGCGAGTGATCTTCCAAGCGACGGGCAAGTTGCCCGAAGACGAGACGGCGCAGACGACGTCGTAG
- the pstB gene encoding phosphate ABC transporter ATP-binding protein PstB gives MAKRLDLKDVNIYYGSFQAVADVTLSILPRSVTAFIGSSGCGKTTVLRTLNRMHEVIPGARVEGAVMLDDENIYAPGIDPVAVRRAIGMVFQRPNPFPAMSIRDNVVAGLKLQGVRNRRLLDEVTEHSLRGANLWDEVKDRLHKPGGGLSGGQQQRLCIARAIAVQPDVLLMDEPCSALDPISTMAIEELISELKQDYTIVIVTHNMQQAARVSDQTAFFNLEAAGKAGRLIEIDDTEKIFSNPKQKATEDYISGRFG, from the coding sequence GTGGCCAAGCGGTTGGACCTCAAAGACGTCAACATCTACTACGGATCGTTTCAGGCCGTCGCCGACGTGACGCTGTCGATTCTCCCGCGGAGTGTGACGGCCTTCATCGGCTCATCCGGCTGCGGCAAGACAACCGTCTTGCGCACGCTGAACCGGATGCACGAGGTCATCCCGGGTGCCCGGGTCGAGGGCGCAGTGATGCTTGACGATGAAAACATCTACGCCCCGGGCATCGACCCGGTTGCTGTGCGACGGGCGATCGGCATGGTGTTCCAGCGGCCAAACCCGTTTCCCGCCATGTCTATTCGCGACAATGTGGTGGCGGGCTTGAAGCTGCAGGGCGTGCGCAATCGCAGGTTGCTCGATGAAGTCACCGAACACTCGCTGCGCGGCGCCAACCTCTGGGACGAGGTCAAGGATCGGCTGCACAAGCCCGGTGGCGGTCTCTCCGGCGGACAGCAGCAGCGGTTGTGCATCGCGCGCGCGATCGCGGTACAGCCCGATGTGTTGCTGATGGACGAGCCATGCTCCGCGCTGGACCCGATCTCGACGATGGCGATCGAGGAACTGATCAGCGAGTTGAAGCAGGACTACACGATCGTCATCGTGACGCACAACATGCAGCAGGCCGCCCGTGTCAGCGATCAGACGGCGTTTTTCAACCTGGAAGCCGCGGGGAAGGCCGGCCGGCTCATCGAGATCGACGACACCGAGAAGATCTTCTCCAACCCCAAGCAAAAGGCCACCGAGGACTACATCTCCGGTCGCTTCGGCTAA
- the pstA gene encoding phosphate ABC transporter permease PstA — translation MTSIYDRPLKARTLSGLGRRRRASNIVATVLVSLSMLIALAPLLWVLGAVIVKGCNAIAAASWWTRSQVGTTPFVPGGGAYHAIVGTLLQGLMSAAISVPIGVMLAIYLVEYGGGTRLGRLATFMVDILSGVPSIIAALFIYASCVVTLGLGRSGFAVSLALVLLMLPVIERSTEEMLRIVPTDLREASYALGVPKWKTIVRVVIPTGLSGIITGIMLALARVMGETAPLLVLVGYSPAMNFDLFQGFMGTLPGMMFNETAAGAGVNPVPTERLWGAGLTLIVMIAVINVGARLVSKMFAPKKS, via the coding sequence ATGACCTCGATCTACGACCGGCCGCTCAAGGCTCGCACGCTGTCCGGACTCGGCCGGCGCCGCCGGGCCTCGAACATCGTTGCGACGGTGTTGGTTTCGCTGTCGATGCTGATTGCGCTGGCGCCACTGCTGTGGGTGCTGGGCGCGGTGATCGTCAAGGGGTGCAACGCGATCGCGGCCGCGTCGTGGTGGACGCGATCGCAGGTGGGCACGACGCCGTTTGTGCCCGGGGGCGGCGCCTACCATGCGATCGTCGGCACCCTGCTGCAGGGATTGATGTCCGCCGCGATCTCCGTCCCGATCGGAGTCATGCTCGCGATCTATCTGGTCGAGTACGGGGGTGGTACCCGGCTCGGCAGGCTGGCGACATTCATGGTGGACATCCTGTCCGGTGTGCCATCGATTATTGCCGCATTGTTCATCTACGCGTCGTGTGTGGTCACGCTGGGCCTTGGCCGCTCGGGGTTCGCGGTGTCGTTAGCGCTGGTCCTGCTGATGCTGCCGGTGATTGAGCGCTCGACGGAGGAGATGTTGCGGATCGTCCCGACCGATCTCCGCGAGGCCAGCTATGCGTTGGGCGTGCCGAAATGGAAAACCATTGTCAGGGTGGTGATTCCGACAGGGTTGTCGGGCATCATCACCGGGATCATGTTGGCGCTGGCCAGGGTGATGGGCGAGACGGCGCCACTGCTGGTTCTGGTCGGCTATTCGCCGGCGATGAACTTCGACCTCTTCCAGGGGTTCATGGGGACGTTGCCTGGCATGATGTTCAACGAGACAGCAGCGGGCGCAGGCGTGAACCCGGTTCCCACCGAGCGACTCTGGGGAGCGGGGCTTACCCTGATCGTGATGATCGCCGTGATCAACGTCGGAGCCAGATTGGTTTCGAAGATGTTTGCTCCCAAGAAGTCCTAG
- the pstC gene encoding phosphate ABC transporter permease subunit PstC, which yields MTTPDPSQAGSGAVAAASFPEAPVVPIRSWTGVQSRFGDRIFRKVAEISAVLVAAVVIAIGGFLLVRAVPAFKRNQEDFFTYRGNWITTNTSAMHFGILDLLQVTVFISVFALILAMPVALGVAIFLTQYAPRRLAGPLAYTVDLLAAVPSIIYGAWGLYVLAPQLRPVATWLNQSLGWLFLFADGTASPAGGGTIFTGGIVLAVMILPLITAVTREVFVQTPHEQVEAALALGATRWEVVTTTVLPFGRSGYICGAMLGLGRALGETVALLIILRGTQKAFGWSLFDGGSTFATKIAAAAWEFNDRYKAGAYIAAGLVLFVLTFVVDALARGALAGIRRGAR from the coding sequence ATGACGACGCCAGATCCATCCCAGGCGGGTTCGGGTGCCGTTGCTGCCGCGTCCTTTCCCGAGGCGCCAGTGGTACCCATCCGCTCCTGGACGGGTGTTCAATCCCGCTTCGGGGACCGGATCTTTCGCAAGGTCGCGGAGATCTCGGCGGTTCTGGTCGCCGCCGTCGTCATCGCGATCGGCGGGTTTCTGCTGGTGCGCGCCGTACCGGCATTTAAGCGCAACCAAGAAGACTTCTTCACCTACCGGGGCAACTGGATCACCACGAACACCTCGGCGATGCACTTCGGCATCCTCGACCTGCTGCAAGTGACGGTGTTCATCTCGGTGTTCGCGTTGATCCTGGCGATGCCGGTGGCGCTGGGCGTCGCCATCTTCCTCACCCAGTACGCACCGCGGCGGCTCGCCGGGCCGCTGGCCTACACGGTCGATCTGCTGGCCGCGGTGCCCTCGATCATTTACGGCGCGTGGGGTCTGTATGTCCTGGCTCCGCAGCTACGGCCGGTCGCGACTTGGCTGAACCAGTCGCTGGGCTGGTTGTTCCTGTTCGCCGATGGCACTGCGTCTCCCGCCGGCGGCGGCACCATCTTCACCGGCGGGATCGTGCTGGCCGTGATGATCCTGCCGCTGATCACCGCGGTCACCCGGGAAGTCTTCGTGCAGACGCCGCACGAGCAGGTCGAGGCCGCACTGGCACTCGGTGCCACCCGCTGGGAGGTCGTCACCACAACGGTGTTGCCGTTCGGCAGGTCGGGGTACATCTGCGGCGCGATGCTGGGGCTGGGCCGCGCCTTGGGTGAGACGGTCGCGCTGCTGATCATTTTGCGAGGCACTCAAAAGGCGTTCGGCTGGTCGCTATTCGACGGCGGCTCGACCTTCGCGACAAAGATCGCGGCCGCCGCGTGGGAGTTCAACGACCGGTATAAGGCCGGCGCGTATATCGCCGCGGGGCTGGTGCTTTTTGTGCTGACCTTTGTCGTCGATGCGCTGGCGCGCGGCGCCCTCGCCGGCATCCGGAGGGGCGCGCGATGA
- the pstS gene encoding phosphate ABC transporter substrate-binding protein PstS, with protein MSLDNVGKALAAAVLTITMTSAVLTACGGDDNRHDPASVASSGPVGTPTCGGKGELTAEGSTAQQNAMAVFSHVWGQYCPRKSVSYNPTGSGAGREQFIAGHVDFAGSDSPLSTDQILPATKRCNGNPAWDLPLVFGPVALVYNLPEVKTLVVNSDALARILTGRIAVWNDPVLMALNPGVALPDTRIAPIYRMDSSGTTDNLQKFLTAAAPESWSQGIGTEFQGGVGEGALKSSGVIQAVRTTRGAIGYVEKGFADQAGLPYAQLATATGVVPLTAQTASTAIETATFVSGGNDLVLNLNSMYAAQQPGAYPLMLATYEIVCSKGYDTETAKAIKSFLSVAVNTGQANLSSAGYIPLTDKVKERLITAINAMQ; from the coding sequence GTGAGCCTGGACAACGTGGGCAAGGCGCTGGCTGCAGCGGTCCTGACGATCACGATGACCAGTGCGGTCCTGACGGCCTGCGGCGGCGATGACAATCGTCACGACCCGGCCTCGGTAGCGTCCTCGGGACCAGTCGGCACGCCGACCTGCGGCGGCAAAGGCGAACTGACGGCCGAAGGGTCGACCGCTCAACAGAACGCGATGGCGGTGTTCAGCCATGTCTGGGGTCAGTACTGCCCACGAAAGTCCGTGTCGTACAACCCGACGGGATCGGGAGCGGGCCGTGAGCAATTCATCGCCGGCCACGTCGACTTCGCGGGATCGGACTCGCCGCTGAGCACCGACCAGATCCTGCCCGCCACCAAGCGCTGCAACGGAAACCCCGCGTGGGACCTGCCATTGGTGTTCGGGCCGGTGGCGCTGGTCTACAACCTGCCCGAGGTCAAGACGTTGGTCGTCAACAGCGACGCGCTGGCCAGGATTCTGACCGGCCGGATTGCTGTCTGGAATGACCCCGTCCTAATGGCGCTGAATCCCGGTGTCGCCCTGCCCGACACCAGGATCGCGCCGATCTACCGGATGGACTCGTCGGGTACCACCGACAACCTGCAGAAGTTTCTGACCGCCGCGGCGCCCGAGAGCTGGTCGCAGGGAATCGGTACCGAATTCCAGGGCGGTGTCGGCGAAGGAGCGCTGAAGTCGTCCGGTGTCATCCAGGCGGTGCGGACTACCCGCGGCGCCATCGGATACGTCGAAAAGGGCTTCGCTGACCAGGCCGGCCTTCCCTACGCGCAACTCGCCACGGCCACCGGTGTAGTCCCGCTGACCGCCCAGACGGCCAGCACCGCGATCGAAACCGCCACCTTCGTGTCGGGTGGCAACGACCTGGTGCTGAACCTGAATTCGATGTACGCGGCCCAGCAGCCAGGCGCATATCCGTTGATGCTGGCCACCTACGAGATCGTCTGCTCGAAGGGTTACGACACCGAGACCGCCAAGGCGATCAAGTCGTTCCTGAGCGTCGCGGTGAACACTGGTCAGGCCAACCTTTCCTCGGCGGGCTACATCCCGTTGACCGATAAGGTCAAGGAGCGATTGATCACTGCGATCAATGCGATGCAGTAG
- the mshD gene encoding mycothiol synthase: MTWSDRGPDWRSALTAEEQQEVRELVAAATEFDGVAPVGEQVLRELGHDRTDHLLVMADNTIQGYLNLSPPRDGGDGMAELVVRPQARRRGIGTAMGRAAIAKTHGNNRFWAHGTLAPAAATAAALGLVAVRELVQMRLSLHQIPGPVSPLPGVRVRTYAGADDDAELLRVNNAAFADHPEQGGWTAADLAERRSEPWFDPAGLFLAFDDSEALVGFHWTKVHLDQPRLGEVYVLGVDPSAQGRGLGQMLTAVGIESLARRLLGPLDSGDVTVLLYVESDNVAAVRTYQRQGFTTYSVDTAYAPASTTG; this comes from the coding sequence GTGACGTGGTCGGACCGGGGGCCTGACTGGCGCTCCGCACTAACCGCTGAAGAGCAGCAGGAGGTGCGTGAACTGGTCGCTGCGGCAACCGAATTCGATGGTGTGGCGCCCGTCGGCGAGCAGGTTCTTCGCGAACTCGGGCACGACCGCACGGATCACCTGCTGGTCATGGCCGACAACACGATCCAGGGCTACCTCAATCTCAGTCCGCCGCGTGACGGCGGCGACGGGATGGCCGAACTCGTGGTCCGCCCGCAAGCCCGCCGGCGCGGTATCGGCACGGCGATGGGACGTGCGGCAATCGCCAAAACCCATGGGAATAATCGCTTTTGGGCGCACGGTACGCTGGCGCCGGCAGCCGCGACCGCGGCCGCGCTGGGGTTGGTCGCGGTGCGCGAACTCGTCCAGATGAGACTGTCGCTGCACCAGATCCCCGGCCCGGTGAGCCCATTGCCCGGCGTGCGGGTGCGCACCTACGCGGGTGCCGACGACGACGCCGAGCTGCTGCGGGTGAACAACGCCGCGTTCGCTGACCATCCCGAGCAGGGCGGGTGGACCGCGGCCGACCTGGCCGAACGGCGCAGCGAGCCGTGGTTTGACCCAGCCGGCTTGTTCTTGGCGTTCGACGACAGCGAGGCGCTAGTGGGCTTCCACTGGACCAAGGTGCACCTCGACCAACCGCGTCTCGGTGAGGTCTACGTCCTCGGTGTCGACCCGTCCGCGCAAGGCCGCGGGCTGGGGCAGATGTTGACGGCCGTGGGCATCGAGTCGCTGGCGCGGCGCCTCCTCGGCCCGCTGGACTCGGGCGACGTCACCGTGCTGCTCTATGTCGAGTCGGACAATGTCGCCGCGGTTCGGACCTATCAGCGACAAGGATTCACCACCTACAGCGTTGACACCGCCTATGCGCCGGCGTCCACCACGGGCTGA
- a CDS encoding winged helix-turn-helix transcriptional regulator: protein MLELLLLTSELHPDPVLPSLSLLPHTVRTAPPEPSSLLEAGTADAVLVDARTDLSAARGLCRLLSTAGRSVPVVAVVAEGGLVAVSADWGLDEILLPGTGPAEVDARIRLVVGRRGGLADQESAGKVSLGELVIDEGTYTARLRGRPLDLTYKEFELLKYLAQHAGRVFTRAQLLHEVWGYDFFGGTRTVDVHVRRLRAKLGPEYEALIGTVRNVGYKAVRPARGRAPIPAPDDEPESDEADSENLQDPLADPLRSQ, encoded by the coding sequence TTGTTGGAGCTACTACTACTCACCTCTGAGCTGCACCCGGACCCGGTCCTGCCGTCGTTGTCGTTGCTTCCCCACACCGTGCGGACGGCGCCACCCGAGCCCTCCTCGCTACTGGAGGCGGGGACCGCGGACGCGGTGCTCGTCGACGCGCGCACCGATCTATCGGCCGCGCGCGGGCTTTGCCGTCTGTTGAGCACCGCAGGCCGGTCCGTCCCGGTCGTGGCGGTGGTGGCCGAGGGCGGCCTGGTCGCGGTCAGCGCCGACTGGGGGCTGGACGAAATCCTGCTGCCCGGCACCGGGCCCGCCGAGGTCGACGCGCGGATACGGCTGGTGGTGGGTCGCCGTGGTGGGCTAGCCGACCAGGAAAGCGCCGGCAAGGTCAGCCTCGGCGAGCTGGTGATCGACGAGGGCACCTACACCGCGCGACTGCGGGGCCGCCCGCTGGACCTCACCTACAAAGAGTTCGAGCTGCTGAAGTACCTGGCCCAGCATGCGGGACGGGTGTTCACCCGCGCCCAGCTGCTGCACGAGGTGTGGGGATACGACTTCTTCGGTGGCACCCGCACGGTCGATGTGCACGTGCGCCGGCTGCGGGCCAAGCTCGGACCCGAGTACGAGGCGCTGATCGGCACGGTCCGCAATGTGGGCTACAAGGCGGTTCGTCCGGCGCGCGGACGAGCGCCGATTCCCGCACCCGATGATGAGCCCGAAAGCGACGAGGCCGACTCCGAGAATCTGCAAGACCCACTGGCCGACCCGCTGCGCAGTCAGTGA
- the lmeA gene encoding mannan chain length control protein LmeA, giving the protein MRMRRVLISVITSVSAVAAIVVGTVGVDYGASIYAEYHLSRAVRNAADLGSDPFVAILAFPFIPEALHRHYNELEIKANGIDHAPTGKATLEATMHSIDLTYASWLIRPDAKLPVGKLESRIILDSTHLGRYLGMDDLMVEAPPAETNDATGGTTESGISGDHGLVFSGTPKSANFDHRVSVSVDLSIAPDDPATLVFTPTGILTGPDTANQAVPDDKRDAVLRGFAARLPDQRLPFGVAPRTVGARGSDVIIEGITTGVTVTLEGFKQS; this is encoded by the coding sequence ATGCGCATGCGCAGGGTGCTGATCAGTGTGATCACCTCGGTTTCCGCCGTGGCGGCCATCGTCGTCGGCACCGTCGGGGTGGACTACGGCGCCAGCATTTACGCCGAATACCACCTCTCGCGCGCCGTACGCAACGCGGCGGATCTGGGGTCGGACCCCTTCGTGGCCATCCTGGCGTTCCCGTTCATTCCGGAGGCCCTGCACCGCCACTACAACGAGCTGGAGATCAAGGCCAACGGCATCGATCACGCGCCGACCGGCAAGGCCACGCTGGAAGCCACCATGCACTCGATCGACCTGACCTACGCGTCGTGGCTGATCAGACCCGATGCGAAGCTGCCGGTAGGCAAGCTGGAGAGCCGCATCATCCTCGACTCAACGCACCTGGGCCGCTACCTCGGCATGGACGACCTGATGGTGGAGGCGCCGCCCGCGGAGACCAACGACGCCACCGGCGGCACCACCGAATCGGGCATTTCCGGCGACCACGGGCTGGTCTTCAGCGGCACCCCGAAATCGGCAAACTTCGACCACCGGGTGAGCGTGTCGGTGGACCTGTCGATCGCCCCCGATGACCCGGCGACACTCGTGTTCACCCCGACCGGGATCCTCACCGGTCCCGACACCGCCAACCAGGCCGTCCCGGACGACAAGCGCGATGCCGTCCTGCGCGGCTTCGCCGCCAGACTGCCCGACCAGCGGCTGCCGTTCGGCGTGGCGCCGCGCACGGTGGGGGCTCGCGGCTCGGACGTCATCATCGAGGGCATCACCACGGGAGTAACCGTGACCCTCGAAGGGTTTAAGCAATCATGA
- a CDS encoding thioredoxin family protein, producing the protein MTTVVVAIVAAIALAAAAGWLMTRRSGNLKEVDSGPGESAGADSADLGLSRTGPTVVHFSAPWCGPCDRVRRVVGQVCDNIGDVAHVEVDIDANPAAARRFSVLSLPTTLIFDVDGRQRYRASGVPKAADLRSALEPLLA; encoded by the coding sequence ATGACGACCGTTGTCGTCGCGATCGTGGCGGCTATTGCCCTGGCGGCAGCAGCCGGCTGGCTGATGACACGTCGCTCCGGAAACCTGAAAGAGGTCGATTCCGGTCCCGGCGAGAGCGCCGGTGCCGACTCCGCGGACCTGGGCCTGTCCCGTACCGGGCCGACCGTTGTGCATTTCAGCGCACCGTGGTGCGGACCCTGCGATCGTGTCCGCCGGGTGGTCGGCCAGGTGTGCGACAACATCGGCGACGTGGCGCATGTCGAAGTCGACATCGACGCCAACCCTGCAGCCGCACGCCGGTTTTCGGTGTTGTCGCTGCCGACAACCCTGATTTTCGACGTTGACGGACGTCAGCGTTACCGGGCATCCGGTGTCCCCAAGGCCGCCGACCTGCGTTCCGCGCTCGAACCGCTGTTGGCTTGA
- a CDS encoding putative leader peptide, with the protein MSSRTEPMLTRRRAVDLCRIAGCCCRCCCSC; encoded by the coding sequence ATGTCATCCCGCACGGAGCCCATGCTCACCAGGCGTCGCGCAGTCGATCTGTGCCGCATCGCGGGTTGTTGTTGTCGCTGTTGCTGTAGCTGCTGA